A window of Megalobrama amblycephala isolate DHTTF-2021 unplaced genomic scaffold, ASM1881202v1 scaffold407, whole genome shotgun sequence genomic DNA:
TTTTACTGAGGATGAATCTCCTGTCATTGAGATGAAGAAAGGTAAATTCAAGATTGGTTTGAAAGACAGAAATCAGTCAGAAGTATCTGAAGAACTCAGAAGAGCGATAAATGATTGTCTCTCAGAATCATCTTCAACTTTCAGATTTGAAGATGTGTCCAAACACTCAGAAATCAGAGTAGATGAGAAAGATGATGAAGACTGCAGgagaggaagagaagcagcacAGCATACGATGAGTTTACTGGAGAAGAAACATCTAACGGAAATCAAAGAATCAGTTCTGCCTCATCAGGGGAAACTGTGGCATCAGTGGAGTCAGAAGAACAAAGAACTGCATCGATCTCGAGGAGATGAGACAGAAATGGAAATGAGTAAAAAACACTTAGAGATGAAGAAAATCCGTAAACAGCAGCATGAATCTGATGTCAGTGAGTTTATGAAGATCTTTATTAAAGAAATGAACTCAAATACTAGatataagatgtttttttttaaatggctcAGAATCCTCATGGATGAATATACATCAGCTGATCTTTCTGCTCTACATCATACATATGATGAAACTTGGTCAAAACTGAAAGAGAATCATGATAAATCTGAACTACTCAAAGCTGCACAAACTGAACTTGAGAGAATATCTGAGGATCTTCAAGCTGCAACCTTTGGTCTGGAGCACATCATGAGGGAGATCGGTCAGATCTATGAATCATGTTCATCTGTTAATGAGAACAAGAAAGACCTGCAGTTTGACTTCTCTTCTTTCCCGAGTCTTGCAGCAGAGATGATGATCTCTGGATTTCCACTGGAGCTGATGGATGGAGATGCTGCTCATGTTCCTGTGATCTGGATCTCTGCTGTTCTAGATCAACTCATCCAGAAACTGGGAGACCAGAGAGTCTTTGTGCTGTCAGTTTTAGGGATTCAGAGCTCTGGGAAATCCACCATGCTGAATGCCATGTTTGGACTCCAGTTTGCTGTCAGTGCTGGCCGGTGCACCAGAGGAGCTTTCATGCAGCTGGTCAGAGTGTCAGACGAgatgaaaacacagatgaagATCGACTATATTCTGGTTGTTGATACTGAGGGTCTTCGTGCTCTAGAACTGACTGGAAGATCAACAAGAGATCATGACAATGAATTGGCCACATTTGTTGTTGGTCTTGGAAATCTGACACTGATCAACATCTTTGGAGAAAACCCATCTGAGATGCAGGACATTCTTCAGATTGTTGTTCAGGCCTTCATGAGGATGAAGAAGGTCAGACTGAATCCcagctgtgtgtttgtgcatcagAATGTTTCAGACGTCACAGCTGGAGAGAAAAACATGGAGGGAAGGAGACGACTGCAGGAGAAACTGGATGAGATGACAAAACTCGCTGCTAAAGATGAAGTCTGTGATGAAGAATGTTTCAGTGATGTCATTAGATTTAATGTTGATAAAGATGTGAAGTATTTCTCTCATCTCTGGGAGGGAAACCCACCCATGGCTCCACCAAACCCAAACTACTGTGAGAATATTCAAGAACTGAAGGAAACTATTATGTCTCATGCAGAAAAATCAGATGGAATGACCTCGAAAGACTTAAAAGATCGAGTTAAAGATCTCTGGGAGGCTTTACTGAAGGAACGATTCGTCTTCAGCTTCAGAAATTCTCTGGAGATTTCAGCCTACAGGAAACTGGAGACTAAATACAGCAAGTGGACGTGGAGTCTTCGCAGAGTCATTATGGAAACTGAGAACAAACTACacaacaaaatagaaaatgaagCAATTCATGAGGTTAAAGAAAGTGATATTAAAAGTGAACTGAAGAAGACAAGTGAAGAAGTGGAAAAATCAATGTCAGAATTCTTTGAGAAAGACAAAGATAAAGATATACTGATTCAGTGGAAAACATCatttgaaatcaaaatcaaagacCTTCAGGAAAACATTGTGAGAGAAACAAAGAGGAAATTAAATGAGGTTCTTCAGCAGCGACACCTGAAGAAAAAAATTGATGATCAGAGGATACATCATGAAAACACTCTCTTTGAAAAGAGCACAAAACTTGCTTTAAAACACAAAGACAACGCAAATAATGAAGAAACACTGAAGAAAGAGTTTGATTTGTTCTGGGAACAGAGTGTGAAGAAGATCATCAGAGACACTCCTGCAATCAGAGACATTGATGTAATGAGAGATGTGAGAAAGATCCTCAGTGACGTCTATGGAAGTGTTTCTGTAGATCACTGGAGGGAGAGGAGGAATATTTTCACTATGTGCAGTTATTCAGATTATGTACAGTTAAAGAGATCCAATGAATTTTTCAAAGATGCTTACAGATCAGCTAAAGAGAAGTTTGGTTATGTCCTAGCTAAAGATGAAGAAGCCCAAATCAGATCATTTGTCACAGATGTTGCTCTGCAGACAGACATAATGATTCAgtcatttaacatttcaaaGATGGGCTACAACATCAGCTGCATTCAACAACTCACAGATTACATCAAGGCAAGAGTAACAGAACATGAGGAAGGACGAGTGAAATATGTGTTCAAAAATGAATTCTTCATGGATTTGGTTCTTTCCATCTGTGAGAATGCAAAGAAGATGATGACTGACCAATACAGACTGTTCAGAGAAGCCAATGATCCTGTAATATATGTTgagaagaagagagaagagTACTATAGTATTTTCCAGAAATCCTGTCATGGAGCAACATCAGCTGCCATTTTTGGTGAGATCATCTGTCAGAAACTGAAAGAGCCCATTGAGCAGAGCGTCTACAAGAAGACTGCCAGAGATCTAGCAGATGAAATGAGATCAAACTGTGAATCACTGAATGGAAACAGATCAAATCTGGATAAACACATCCTGAAGACACTGGCAGAAGAGCAGGATTTTGACAAATACATGAACTACATTCATAATCCCAGAGATCACTTCAAGAGTTTCATCAGAGATGAAGTCAGTCGGTACATCACTGATAAGTTCAGAGTCAGTGTTTTACGCAAGATGAAGGAGAACATTGAACTCCTGCAGCAGAAGATCATGAAAGCAGCACATGAATCTACTGAACATGTTCAAGAGAACAGAGGAGATGCTGGTTTGTGGTTGAAGAGTTTCACACAGCAGATCTCAGATGAGCTGATCTTCTCTGAAAAAGACCTCAGAGGAGTCAAACAtgatgatgttgatgatttCAAACTTCTAGAAGATGTGATGACACAAGAACTTACTGCTATAATGACTGACATCAGCAATAGATTCAACACAATGACATTTTCAGTAAATCTGGACTATAAGTTCAGACCAGATGAGCTTCTGATTGGTCACTTCTGTCAGTGCTGTTGGGTTCAGTGTCCGTTCTGCAGTGCCATCTGCACCTGCACCATAGAAAACCATGCTGGAGATCACAGTGTTCCTTTCCATCGAGTGGATGGAATCATAGGTTGGCATAATTCAGTATCTCTGGATCTCTGTGCTAATATTTGTACAAATTTAGTGAAAAGTGATCAACGTTTTCATGAAAGCAAATCAAATAAGTTTTTTCTATACCGGGAATACAGAAAAGCAGGAGGAGTTTATGCAAAGTGGAACATAACCCATGACATCTATGAAATGCCCTATTGGAAGTGGTTTGTGTTCAGATTCAAGAACGATCTGGAAGAgtaccacaagaaaacatttGGGCAGCATTATGAGATTCTAAATCAATGGAAAGATCTTAAAAAAGAGGAGGCTATTCAGAGTTTGGATAAATACTAATAGAGCAAAATAGTATCTTTTAAAACACTTTGTCCCCTTGGAagtataaggttctatctgcgttctgagcagttttgagatattgagcttcaaagtttttgtGTTCCATATAACAAAAATTACATGGGAACAAATTTCTATcatacatgaaaatgacaggGACCCTAAATGTATTCTAAATGTacaatatcaaaatcctctcaaattctcaaatttttttttcttgttcaagttaAGCATAAAAGGCAGTGCTAAATATTTTGTCTAGTGCAGATGTTACATTTAGATAGGAATTTTCCTTTTGTTTAGACAGAAAGCAGCTACTGTAATACATCTGAGCTGAAAGTGGGACAGGGAAAATGACTGAAGTATGGCTGAAATAACATTCTAACATTTATTGTTGTAATTTAGATCCCATCAATTAAATTATTGACCATTTTacctttaaggcttaatattgtaacatttaagacattaagactaaaaaactgcaagaaaacaTCACCTTCATCAAAGGTGTTAAAAGCTGAATAAACATTTTCACTgactatatataattaaaatatttcaaatttaaattatttaaattatttcaacTATGCAACAACTCTTTTTGTTTTTACCAACaatataaaatgtaacatttcatCTCACTTAATGTTGTTTATACACTTTAATCCAGCATGCCATAGCTTAGAGCTTTATAACTACATGCTGCTCAATACAAGTACACAGGACAGATCAACGTTTAAACATAACCTCCCTCATATAACAATGACATGactgaaataaagcaaatagACTACAAAACCTGAACCTATCCTCAGGGGGTAGGTATCTGTACCCCCTGATCCGTAACCTggaactttaattttctcaatgtaaaattaaatacaattgaATTCACAAATACAAAAACTTAAATTCACAAACAAACTATTTACAGCTAATTAACAACATTTGTGATTACACTTTAATATTAATGTGTTGttgttttagaatgttacaTAGTTATCTTACCCACAAGTTATGTAGGAATTCCAGTGTAGAAAAGCCATGTCtattctcagaaaaacataaaacCCAACAGAACTACTGTATATAGAAACTATTCACTAAATACTCTCATTAATTTAATACGCTGTCTACTCCACATAGGAAGAACAGACATGTAAATTAGTAACTGACTTGATGCAGACACATATCTGAAGCGGACTGATATTGTCTTGTTGTGACTGACTGGGGCGAGGTTTATATGATGTAATGTCACATGGAAATAAATGCGCCAGCCAGAAATCTGCCCAAATGGTTCTCAATGAGAGGGCGCTGCAGTTCtatttttcaccacagatttaCACTGGAAATTTGTTGGGCACTGTATAGGTGGGGAGGGCTCTGAGACCAGCTTCCCCACTTATAATTTATGTAGGCTTCTTGGTATTTGTCAAGGGCCCCTTAATTTCCCAGTTCCCTAAGCGGCTGCTTACCTCGCTTATTGGTTAAGTCCGCCCCTGCCTATCCTCTTAATAGTGCTGCTGGCTAACGTGGTGTCTAACTGAAAATAACTCCTCAGCAAAGCTACAGCAAGACACAAAAATAGACTGAATTCCCTGAATTTGTGCTGCTGTCATTGACAAgatcataaataaaatagtcAGTTATGAGGTTTCTAATAAATATTGCATCTTCACTGGTTTAAGATTTTCTATGATCTTTTTCGCTGTCACAGCACATTCCAGTGACGTTACAAAGAAAGCCGATACTGATTGGCCCTCGTGTGTGCATTCAAAGTGTTGATTGGCTCACAGAAGAACCGTATAGAACCCAGTTACAGTTTTgtagatagaacctttttgttttctaaaaagaGTCCCAAAATGTACAACTTAAAAAAGAaacatcacataatgtaaataaattgtcatagaataaaaatatttgaataactcaattttgacaaaaatagatagaaccttataattccaaggagATGACTTGTTTACAAAATGGTAAGTCTGGAGAAACCGGAAAATGCCGTGGCATCTGTTTGAGGAACGAATACACCTTGAGCGGACAAAGGACATTTCTGGAGATTCAAATCTGAACTCTCTATAAGCATCCACACCCAAGATGTAAATcacatttaatttacatttaagagtaaatcacatttaatttacatttatgtccTTTTACCCCCTTCTTcgtgtttggtatcatttgaaatgtttcaGTGTGACTGGTACAAAGGTCTCATTCCCACAGTAGTAAACCAGAATGTAATAAAGGTTTGAAGAGTTTAGAGAAATTTTAGCTTTCTGTGGAGGGCAGATCATCTGCCAATTGGCAATTCATGCAAATTACCTTCTGTCATCGAAAGATGTAAACTACCCAGGTCTGGACTTGAGTAATGCAAATTCCCATTGTTAGCACATGATTGCATTTAAAAGAGATTTCTAACTTGGTCTGGTACTTAGGGAGAAGTTGCAGGAGGCTCACGACGCGATTCTGTAGCCAGATCAGCCTGTAATGCTTTGTATCCTTCAGACACTCGGCATTATGTATCTTTCTGATGTCGGGTATTAATCTTTTACTCTTTATTTATGAGCATCTGATGTTTTGTATTGGTTATTTTTGAACTGATTAAATAAATGGCGTGATACATttacagttaatttttttttttttttttttttttttttttttacatttacattttaagtgTACACAGGAAACCATGGCATGATTATATAAAGTTGCCATCAGAGGAAGTTAAGTGGGTCGGCTTGGTTCTATGGTAATGGTCATGAACTCTGGTTAAAAATAGTCTTACCTTGGACTTCCGGTTTCACAATGTGAGGTGAAGACGCGTGTTTGCGGAGCTCCCGATAATTTATGCTTTAATAGTGACATTTAAGTGATCTAAAACGTTTTTATAAGTGCTCAAACAGGGTTTAGTGCAATCAAGTTGATACAGCAAGATGAGTAAGAACAAATCAGTAGTAAATGCCCCGCCAACAACGAGAACCAGCATAGCTAGCAAATTAGCTACCATGGCTAGCGCAGGGAGATCTGAAGAAATCTCCGCAGATAACGATGGTGTCTCTATGAGCCAGCTGGTAACGGAGCTAACAAAGCAACGAGCTTCGATTAAAGAAGACATCTCAGCTCTGATTCAAGAATCTTTGGTGCCGCTTCAGACATCGGTGAATGCTTTAACAGAGACTTTGGCAAGTTTTCAGTCCCGCCTGTGCGCCACAGAGTCACTCGCGAGCGATAATTTCTCGGCGTTGTCTGCGGCCGAAAAGACGATCAAAACTCTGAAAGAGCAAAACGTGACACTTATGAATCGAGTTGATGACTTGGAAAACCGGTCACGGAGAGCAAATCTCAGGATTTTGAACGTTCCGGAGAATAGCGAGAAGGGCCAGTCTACCGTCACGTTCGTGTCCGAAATGTTAGTGGAAGTCATGGGTCGGGAAGTTTTTGAAAAGCCTCCCGAGCTAGAACGAGCACACCGATCGCTAGGTCCCAAACCACAGGAAGGTCGACCTCCCAGGCCATTGGTTATATGTTTTCACAAATTCCAAGAGAAGGAAAAAGTGCTTAGATGGGCCAGACAGAATGAGGCAAAATACAAGGGCTCGACTTTGAGGATCTACACAGACATCTCCGCTGACCTCGCCAGAAAGCGCGCCGCATTTAAAAACGTCAAACAGCTGCTGTACCAAAAAAATGTGCGATTCCAGTTGCTTCATCCTGCACGCTTACGAGTTCGTCACGAGGACGAGACTTTCCTTTTCCACACGCCTGAGGAAGCTCAGCAGTTCTACGATCAGCGGATTGCTACACATGAATAATTCC
This region includes:
- the LOC125261380 gene encoding interferon-induced very large GTPase 1-like; the protein is MATLTATSTNGGKKNIGTAGETERNKIEHLFDRLHLEERHHNKLKAADILQITVHSLQSHESCAEEELVHTFIQKLLMMDYRTRHIQMKENNEQNDTQQRDTQSSEDEGDIFHFVLHNTSLSKGMSQSDRIHPMDVQMAVFHCADGFLKQLMVTKLSQCQYALPLLVPDPFTQQIEFPLWTFRQINKSWKIRNTNNETISQTQPIYKAQTPMVFFFRFGSVSSSKSQLMNSLINEKHNTFFHRNCPGSSRTRVLMDGVVEIAWFCPSGKNTDKFTECVSFCNLHGDAGDHEKQLQILTEMSSVNVVLLPRLDRNDRSAAIIQNLFGNRKPLICLFTEDESPVIEMKKGKFKIGLKDRNQSEVSEELRRAINDCLSESSSTFRFEDVSKHSEIRVDEKDDEDCRRGREAAQHTMSLLEKKHLTEIKESVLPHQGKLWHQWSQKNKELHRSRGDETEMEMSKKHLEMKKIRKQQHESDVSEFMKIFIKEMNSNTRYKMFFFKWLRILMDEYTSADLSALHHTYDETWSKLKENHDKSELLKAAQTELERISEDLQAATFGLEHIMREIGQIYESCSSVNENKKDLQFDFSSFPSLAAEMMISGFPLELMDGDAAHVPVIWISAVLDQLIQKLGDQRVFVLSVLGIQSSGKSTMLNAMFGLQFAVSAGRCTRGAFMQLVRVSDEMKTQMKIDYILVVDTEGLRALELTGRSTRDHDNELATFVVGLGNLTLINIFGENPSEMQDILQIVVQAFMRMKKVRLNPSCVFVHQNVSDVTAGEKNMEGRRRLQEKLDEMTKLAAKDEVCDEECFSDVIRFNVDKDVKYFSHLWEGNPPMAPPNPNYCENIQELKETIMSHAEKSDGMTSKDLKDRVKDLWEALLKERFVFSFRNSLEISAYRKLETKYSKWTWSLRRVIMETENKLHNKIENEAIHEVKESDIKSELKKTSEEVEKSMSEFFEKDKDKDILIQWKTSFEIKIKDLQENIVRETKRKLNEVLQQRHLKKKIDDQRIHHENTLFEKSTKLALKHKDNANNEETLKKEFDLFWEQSVKKIIRDTPAIRDIDVMRDVRKILSDVYGSVSVDHWRERRNIFTMCSYSDYVQLKRSNEFFKDAYRSAKEKFGYVLAKDEEAQIRSFVTDVALQTDIMIQSFNISKMGYNISCIQQLTDYIKARVTEHEEGRVKYVFKNEFFMDLVLSICENAKKMMTDQYRLFREANDPVIYVEKKREEYYSIFQKSCHGATSAAIFGEIICQKLKEPIEQSVYKKTARDLADEMRSNCESLNGNRSNLDKHILKTLAEEQDFDKYMNYIHNPRDHFKSFIRDEVSRYITDKFRVSVLRKMKENIELLQQKIMKAAHESTEHVQENRGDAGLWLKSFTQQISDELIFSEKDLRGVKHDDVDDFKLLEDVMTQELTAIMTDISNRFNTMTFSVNLDYKFRPDELLIGHFCQCCWVQCPFCSAICTCTIENHAGDHSVPFHRVDGIIGWHNSVSLDLCANICTNLVKSDQRFHESKSNKFFLYREYRKAGGVYAKWNITHDIYEMPYWKWFVFRFKNDLEEYHKKTFGQHYEILNQWKDLKKEEAIQSLDKY